The window TATTCACCCGCCTAATTAGATCCTAATTGTGATTAATAAACTCTAACTAGGGATTAAGAAAGCCTAATTTAGATGAATACACTATAATCAGTTAAGTGTCCAAAACTGTATGATTTCTCAATATTTTGCAGGCTGCATGCACAGAACTGCATAAAAACAGATTGTTTCTCAAACTTCTTGAAGCAGTTCTGAAAACTGGTAATCGCATGAATAGTGGCACATTTCGTGGTGGTGCACAAGCATTTAAGCTCGACACGCTTCTAAAGTTATCGGATGTGAAAGGACTAGACGGAAAAACCACGTTGCTGCACTTTGTCGTTCAAGAAATAATCCGAGGGGAAGGCATAAGAGCTGCTCGAGCAGCACAAGAGATGCGAAGCATGTCCAGCGTCGTGTCTGAAGATCTTGACAACGGTCCTGTCCTAGATACAGATGAGAACTTAAGGAGCCTCGGTCTTCAGGCCGTGTCACGTCTTGGAAATGATCTCGAGGTTGTGAAAAGAGCTGCAGTTTTAGAAATTGATAACTTAACTGGGACAGTTGGAAGGCTCGGTCATGCACTTGTGAAAGCGAAGAATTTCCTCAACACGGAAATGCAGACGATAGAGGGAGAAGACAGGGGGTTTCAAGCCTCATTGAGGAGTTTTGTGGAGAATGCTGAGCCTAATGTCAGGTGGTTGCTAGAGGAAGAGAAACGAATAAGCATGCTGATCAAGAGCACTGCAGATTACTTTCATGGATCTTCAGGTAAGGTTGACGAAGGATTGCGATTATTCTCTGTCGTTCGCGATTTCCTTGTGATACTAGATAAAGTATGCCTTGAAGTTAAAACCACACCAGCAAAGCCAAAGGAGCAAAAACGGAAAGAGGAGAAGCCTAAATTGGTGGAAAAGCCTAAAGATGAGAAGCCTATTACATCAGCTCCGAAAGATGATACAGTTGCTGCGCCTCCGGTTCAGCCCCCAGCGGCCATAGCTAGTGGAGGTGCGGCTAGCCCGGATAGCTCAGATGATTCAGATGAGTCAGACAATTCAAGTTCAGAGGAGGATACATCAACTACCAAAGATGATCCAGTTGTCACCTCAAAAACCAACACCTCCAGTCCCAGCCGTACCTAATACGCATCCAGATACTTCAGAGGATTCGAGTTCTTAAGAAGAGGACAAGCCAAACACATCAACTACAAAAGAAGAGAGCTCTACTAGTGCATCAACTGTGAAGGAGGGTCCTCCGGATAGTTGAGACGAACACGAGGACAAGGGCTGatgttacataaattagaaaaaaaagcaAGTGCAAGAAAGCCTCATCTTAGTTTAATGCAACCTCTTCATTGTTAAACAAGTTGATGTCCAAGAGAAAATGGTAGCATCTCTTCTTTGATTAGGGTGATAGTTCCTTGTGAAATTGGGCATTGATGATATTTGGAATGTGTAGGAAaccttttgtattttcttccCACTTGGGTTTGTATCATTTTGTAGCTTTATGTTGTTTATTGCAGTGCTTCCATTAGATTACTAGAAATAGATAAgctcttttatttatgtacagatatgattcaaatttaaaatcatcaCTGCCGTGTGACTTGTCTTGTTTTATGTATtccattattttctttttttttagcatGTGAAAGTGTGCACTTCGCAAATGAACTTGATTTTGTGCATTTCAATTAATCGTATGGAAACTTTAAAGTTTCATAATCTTGAATTCCACAATGTAACTTCTAAatgccaaaaaataaaattgagcaTTTTAGCAAGAATTTGAGACCTAGTTATATACCACTACTACACAACCTATATAAGACCCAAATAAAATCTAGCTAACAACTCAACAGAAAAATCTTCCAGTTGCCTGCCTAATATCTAAAGGaaatgaaagagaagagaGTAAAAGAACAGCTGCCAAAAAATCTCAGCTGCAAAATCTCCTAATACAACACCGTGACTAGGCAGAAGAATACACGATTCGGTATATCTTTTTCCAGGTAAACTAGTTCAATAATCATCTAAAACTGCTTCTTATGCAACACCTAAGTTCAACCTTTTGCAATTTATATAGTTGATTAGCAGCAGCTTCCTGGATGATACCAAGAAAAGAGAATTACTGAAAGAGATATTGCTATTCACATCcaacaaaattttatcataCTAGGATTTGAGAAGGAACAAAAGTGTGTCCTTTGAATGTAAGTCAAAGAATAAATGAAGGAGTACAAATCGTAGATCCTAGATTGTTACATGCTGGGATATATCGAATGGAATTATAGAACCTGGTCTCCTAAGAGGCAGCAGCTAATTCTGTtgctttctctttttctttagcCACTCTCTTCCAGTTCTCCGCACTGTCAATGATTTCTCCAGTCTTTATTAGGTAACGAACACGTTTACCATCATCCAAGGTTTTATGACCAACCCTGCTCACCACCTCCTTCTCTTTCGAATAAAGCATAACATTTGAGCTGTGAATAGGGGCTTCAATctgaaaatagataaaaacaTTAAACATGTTAATAAGTGCAATGACTTCACTCAGCCTTACTTGCATATCACCACATAAGATTTTCAAGAGGGAATTGTAGGTCCAAGCTCCAAGCTGGGAAGAGAAATAACCTTGATTATCTGCCCAGGTTCATCCTCTCCCTTGCTCTTAACATGCTTTGTCTTCAAGTTAATATCTTTAATCACAATGCTGCTATTATGCGTGAAAATTTTGCTAACCTCGCCGACTTTACCTTTGTCCTTTCCAGAAATGACTTTTACAGTATCTCCGAGTTTAACGTGCATTTTATGTAGCACCGGTAAACTGTTTGGTTTGCACTCTTTCCTCTCCCATCGTTTAAGCTGTTGGTGAGATTTCAATTTAGTTAGTAAGAAACTTCGCTTGCAACTTTGAAGATAAAATTCAGAGATGTAACACagcaaaaatgatgaaatagtAGGCATAGTAGGAGTGCAACTGTTTAGATGCAAGAATCAGTCAAACAAATAGCAAAGAACAAAAAGgtaattcttaaaaataatcaagacatattttaatagaaCGAATGAAATACTTCTTTAAAGGAGAACTACTGGAAGAATTTTTCCTGTCCATTCCTAGACTAGCTATAAAAAAGAAGCTTCATCGATCTATACAGAATATGCATGTCATGCACTGGGAGACTATGATAAACTTATCTTACAATGTAGCTAAAGAGGAAACGGTGATTTTGAAttcaatgaaaattaaataagcagGTGCAGCTTAGTCAGATACTACTAGGAGCAAATGATGTGTAAAATGATCAAACTCAACCAACCTTGGCGACAATTGAAGTCGGCTGCTCTGTTAACTTAACCTGCAAGCAGAAGCACGAGTTATTACAATAAACCAAAGATGCATCTTGTTCCAAGGCTTAGTGGCAGGAAAGCTCACACATTGCACCAAAAACAACTCCACAAGTTCACAAAGCATGCTTCATACATGTGCATTGGTTTAGTTTGGCTATGTTATGTAACGAAGAAACCTCAGACTTTTTACGTATATCCGGTACAAGTAGCCTAATGCGTTAAAAGAAGCATACTGAAGTCAATTCAGTTTCTTCAACAATTCACTCTCTACCTTCAAACATGATGACATCAGTTACTCTTCAATTGCTTATAAGTCATAAACACTAGAGTTATTTATCAAAGCGAAAGTAATGGGGATAACAATCATAAcactaattcatttattaatcaGGGTTTGACACACGGAGTATAACAGCGAATTTATAGCTCCGTGTTCTGTTAAACCCCCTTCTCACTTTAgcacattaaaatttgaatttcaagtAATTTATTGGATGATTTGACGAAGATAATTGATAATACAGCGGTAAGAAAAACATACAAGGGGCAGGTGAAGGGAGGGAGCGACGCTTTTTCCGAGGAAGGAACTGGGGCCGAGATTGAGCGAGCTAAATGAGCTCTGAAGAGCAGCCATTGTTGGATTTCTCTGACTAGGCGGAGtgacgagagagagagagagagagagagagagagagatagagataaTGTTCCAGAATCGCCTTTCTATCCAGTGCCCTGCCGTCCGGTTTCTACAGTTGAAATTTGTCTTCAAGAGTCGTGTCTCCCTCCCTCCTGAATATAGATGATAAATAAAGAAGTCGCATCTTCCTCTAATGTtgaatagtactagtacaagTAATTTTATTGAGATACATTTGTTTCAACAAGTTTTTCCTAACAATATAAGCAATTACTTTCTACAAAGTCTCCGTTTGgcacacactacacacgcttctcatattttacatatttcacacactacacacactgcacacattaATATCGTATttcttttgtaatattatgacttaaaacaaataatactacatgtactaaatttaatatttcaatttccaaGTTTTGACtctgttttataaaaatatttgattttataccaaaaatggatgaaaaagttaatagaatatataccATACTCATTTTATGTACTCATATTTATCATCTTAACATGTATGACAATATCCGAGCTTTAGTCGAAGAAACTTTATTACTTGACCTAGCAAACTTGATCATAAGACTATAAATTTGCTAAAATGAATGCTAGAAATTATGTTTAACTCTATTCAACCAAAGGTCTAAGTCGAATTATGTTCAGCGACATCTTCGCACATAGATTTTGTCCGAATTTCTAAAAGAAACAGTAATCTAGCAGGACGTCTATTTCTAGACCAGAATTTCCcaagaaaagaaatactagtaaaatatGTATGTACAACATGGATTGCTTTCATAATCATTAGATCAAAAATTCCTGTGGAGATATACAAAACTAGAGcgatgaaagaaaaaaaaaaaaggtcaaTCTGGAGAAGTTACTATATACACAaagcaaaatgaaaaaatatccGAAGGCCTATCTGAAGCAGCTGGGCGCTGTTTGAGCAAAAGCTAAGGATTGTGGTGTGatcaaaatccaaattcaaaagatagaaagaagaaaagaataaaagaaaagcatGCTCTTTAAACATCAATGGAGTCGGCCGTGCTGTCTAGTGATTCCACTCTTTGGTGTTGAGAAGTTGGGCTGCGACGATCTAATTGTTCCATGTTGACAATGACAGAATCTGCCCTAGGAGTCCTGGATTCTTTCTGCTTCCGCCTAACATGCCTGGATTTATGAATCTTTGAGAGCTCCTGAACTATGTCCCTCATGCTTGGTCTCTTTTTAGCTGTAGGGTTCACACATTTGTGTGCGAGGGCAGCCACTTCATTGAGTTCTTCCACATCAACTCTCCCATCTAGACGAGGATCAGCAAGTTCCTCCCATCCAACTTTTCCATCGGTGTTCATGGCTGCCTGTGATCATATTTACCAAAATCAACTAGAGAAAACAATGATCAAACAAATGATGCAGACAGAGTGACACCAATGCTGGCAGAGGAAcaagagaaaagaagaaaagaatcGTTTATCCTAAATAAAAAACCAGATCCTCGATTATTAAATAAGACGCATGAAACTGGAGAAAAGACGGAAAACATAAATGGTGCGAGGAGAATATGTGATATGCCAAAAGTCGGTGTAATCATAAGATTGTGAGGCAATCTAAGACTATGGAGACAACTTACCAGCTCAACATACTCCATAAGACCCTGGAGGGGATTTCTTGCCGCAACAAGTTCAAAAAGCAACACCCCATAGCTGTAAAcatcacttttttttgtaaatgacCGGGTTGATATGTATTCAGGATCGAGATACCCAAAAGTCCCTTGAATATTAGAGACTTTCTTGTTAACCATCTCTTCTCTTGAAAGTCCAAAGTCTGCCACCTGTGAAATAGCCCATGCATAGTATGAACATCTTAAAAACGCACTAGTACGTCATAAGAATTTTGAACATCTTTTTATAAGAATAATGGAATACTGACAAAGAATTACCCTGGCTCTCATGGAATGATCCAACAAAATATTTGAGGATTTGATGTCACGATGTATCACAGATGGAACTGCCTGTAAGCAATTGCAAAAGCAGAAGATAAGCATGTGACAACAAGGCAGCAAACAGATGCATAACCATAAAAGACTAGTATTTGTTGTGAGCATAAAAATAAGTTATCCAACGTACCCCGTCATGAAGATATTCCAAGCCCCTAGCCACATCGAGGGCTATTTGAACTCTTAATTCCCAACTCAAAGGCTGAAGTATCTCATCTAAAAGAACATGCGAAAAAAAGGTAATGATTCAGCAATAATGGAAAAGTACCATCAAgtaaaaattccaaatttaaataatggaTACTGACAGGTTCATGATTTTCAAATTACTCAAGTACAAGATATATAAGACACAGGCAGAgtaaaaattccaaaatatgcctaaaaaaatattaaatgtgtAGTAAATACCGCCTACTTTGAGCCAGAAGTAGATTTAAGTTACAATAAAGAGTACTCTGTACAT is drawn from Salvia hispanica cultivar TCC Black 2014 chromosome 6, UniMelb_Shisp_WGS_1.0, whole genome shotgun sequence and contains these coding sequences:
- the LOC125191931 gene encoding 50S ribosomal protein L24, chloroplastic; amino-acid sequence: MAALQSSFSSLNLGPSSFLGKSVAPSLHLPLVKLTEQPTSIVAKLKRWERKECKPNSLPVLHKMHVKLGDTVKVISGKDKGKVGEVSKIFTHNSSIVIKDINLKTKHVKSKGEDEPGQIIKIEAPIHSSNVMLYSKEKEVVSRVGHKTLDDGKRVRYLIKTGEIIDSAENWKRVAKEKEKATELAAAS
- the LOC125191754 gene encoding calcium/calmodulin-regulated receptor-like kinase 1, which produces MEGESSGLIIGLSIGVVIGVALAVTAFFCFKYHRKNSQIGNSSSRRNATIPIRTNGVDSCATDSSLGTESPKSVMPSSMPLWLRGLKKVNLVTATGILEYSYKDLQKATYNFTTLIGKGAYGPVYKAQMSAEETVAVKVLATDSKQGEKEFHTEVMLLGRLHHRNLVNLVGYCAEKNQHMLIYVYMSRGSLASHLYNEILQPLSWELRVQIALDVARGLEYLHDGAVPSVIHRDIKSSNILLDHSMRARVADFGLSREEMVNKKVSNIQGTFGYLDPEYISTRSFTKKSDVYSYGVLLFELVAARNPLQGLMEYVELAAMNTDGKVGWEELADPRLDGRVDVEELNEVAALAHKCVNPTAKKRPSMRDIVQELSKIHKSRHVRRKQKESRTPRADSVIVNMEQLDRRSPTSQHQRVESLDSTADSIDV